The nucleotide sequence GCAGACGCACCGCGCGCCCGTCCATCAGGTCGATGGCGGGCAGAATTATCACCGGCATGGGGTCGGTCCTCTCACATTTCGGCGAAATTTTTCAGCATCCGCAGGCCCGCCTCCTGGCTCTTCTCGGGATGGAACTGCACGGCGAACAGGTTGCCGCGCTCCATGACCGAGGCGAACTCCAGGCCGTAATCGGTGCGGCCCAGGGTGTCGCGCTCATCACCAGGCAGGGCGTAGTAGGAGTGCACGAAATAGCAGAAAGATCCCTCCGGCACGCCCGCGTTGAACGGCGAGGGCCGGGTCCAGTGGATCTGGTTCCAGCCCATGTGCGGTATCTTGCGGCCGGGCGGAAACTTGACCACTTTGCCGGGCAACAGGCCCAGGCCCTGGTGCTCGCCCATCTCCTCGCTGGAGTCGAACAGGAGCTGGAACCCCACGCAAATGCCCAGGAACGGCCGTCCCGAGGCAATAAAATCGCGGATCGGCTTCTCGAACCCCAGCTCGCGGATATTCTGCATGCTCTTGCCGAAAGCGCCATCCCCGGGCAGAACAAGGTGGCTGGCCGGATCGATGTCGGCCGGGTCGGGGCTGATCCGCGCCTCGAACCCCAGGAACTGGAAAGCTTTCTCCACGCTGCGCAGGTTGCCCATCCTGGAATCGACTATGTTGATCATTTTTTTCTGGCTCATTGTGCGAAAACCCGTTTGTC is from bacterium and encodes:
- the hisH gene encoding imidazole glycerol phosphate synthase subunit HisH; protein product: MINIVDSRMGNLRSVEKAFQFLGFEARISPDPADIDPASHLVLPGDGAFGKSMQNIRELGFEKPIRDFIASGRPFLGICVGFQLLFDSSEEMGEHQGLGLLPGKVVKFPPGRKIPHMGWNQIHWTRPSPFNAGVPEGSFCYFVHSYYALPGDERDTLGRTDYGLEFASVMERGNLFAVQFHPEKSQEAGLRMLKNFAEM